In Argiope bruennichi chromosome 4, qqArgBrue1.1, whole genome shotgun sequence, a single window of DNA contains:
- the LOC129966457 gene encoding uncharacterized protein LOC129966457 — protein sequence MGPRRNAPFSGHLSLPKPFDIFFIVKRVSTEKETFHSVSPFLVEKSLTGNIGEVASVRKLRSGDLLVEVSSRQQSHKILKLKSFGPIPVTITPHGSMNSSRGVITCGELFNVPLEEITEKLQNQGVTHVRRIAIRRDGQLQNTKHLILTFHSPKLRDSIKAGYMKLPVRPYIPNPLRCFKCQRFGHSKTNCREHTSFSRDCPAWKLEKEIVTVKVKEQVSFPEARRIVRARTPAYGTSYASAVKGQLKTVGIQYDTKDFKQGSGSDVPVAIVDTESDHNPDFVPISTKRNRKKLRSTSQKSLLLKLSKKNKSKTDVKKLPSFTVKNSVALGLATEGLVQKDLPSLFGMPNSPDHISLHPSEEEEDFSMSCGPSHAQNSVFKDKPPIPLS from the exons ATGGGGCCTCGCCGTaatgctcccttcagtgggcatcttTCGTTACCAAAACCTTTCGatatcttttttattgtaaagcGTGTTTCAAcggaaaaagaaacttttcactCTGTATCACCTTTTTTGGTCGAAAAATCTCTAACTGGAAACATTGGAGAGGTGGCATCCGTTCGAAAGCTCCGATCGGGTGACCTACTTGTTGAAGTGTCGTCGCGACAGCAATCCCACAAAATTCTAAAGCTGAAATCTTTTGGACCGATACCTGTTACTATTACTCCCCATGGTTCTATGAATTCCTCGAGGGGTGTTATTACCTGCGGGGAATTGTTTAATGTTCCTTTGGAGGAGATTACTGAGAAATTACAAAATCAAGGAGTGACGCATGTCCGCCGCATTGCTATCCGGCGAGATGGACAGTTACAAAATACTAAAcatcttattttaacttttcattctcCAAAATTGCGAGATTCAATAAAGGCCGGCTATATGAAATTGCCTGTAAGGCCTTATATACCTAACCCTTTAAGATGCTTCaagtgccagcgttttggccattCAAAGACTAACTGCC GAGAACATACTTCTTTCTCCCGTGATTGCCCTGcttggaaattagaaaaagaaatagtcACAGTGAAGGTCAAAGAGCAGGTATCATTCCCTGAAGCTCGACGAATTGTGAGAGCTAGAACACCTGcatatggaaccagctatgcttcTGCGGTTAAGGGGCAGCTAAAAACTGTGGGAATTCAATACGatacaaaagattttaaacagGGCTCTGGATCCGATGTTCCAGTTGCAATTGTAGATACCGAATCCGATCATAACCCTGATTTTGTTCCAATATCAACCAAACGCAATAGAAAGAAACTCAGGTCTACTTCTCAAAAATCTTTATTACTTAagctttcaaagaaaaataaatctaaaacagATGTGAAAAAGTTGCCTTCGTTCACAGTAAAGAATTCTGTCGCTTTGGGGCTAGCGACTGAGGGCTTAGTTCAGAAGGACCTACCGTCCTTATTTGGCATGCCCAATAGTCCTGATCATATTTCACTCCATCCGTCAGAAGAGGAGGAGGATTTTTCTATGAGTTGCGGTCCTTCGCATGCTCAAAACAGTGTTTTTAAAGACAAACCTCCCATTCcactttcttaa